The following coding sequences lie in one Thermoleophilia bacterium genomic window:
- a CDS encoding PaaI family thioesterase: MAIELAESMPEVTRTKEIVWQDPLASVALGAEMTGIEYILAISSGEIPPLPIAVLLDMGPTEIEEGHVVFTGYPGEEHYNPIGVVHGGYAATLLDSALGCSVHTTLPAGASYTSLGLEAKYLRPITRDTGRVLCESTVTYRGRRQATAEAHLTAADTGKLLATGTSTCMIMGLA, translated from the coding sequence ATGGCGATCGAGCTGGCGGAGTCGATGCCGGAAGTCACGCGCACCAAGGAGATCGTCTGGCAGGACCCGCTCGCCTCGGTAGCCCTGGGCGCGGAGATGACCGGGATCGAATACATCCTTGCGATCTCCTCCGGCGAGATCCCGCCGCTGCCGATCGCGGTCCTGCTCGACATGGGGCCGACGGAGATCGAGGAAGGCCATGTCGTCTTCACCGGGTATCCCGGCGAGGAGCACTACAACCCGATTGGTGTGGTTCACGGCGGTTACGCCGCGACCCTGCTCGACTCGGCCCTTGGCTGCTCGGTCCACACGACGCTTCCGGCCGGCGCCTCCTACACCTCACTCGGCCTCGAGGCCAAGTACCTGCGGCCGATCACCCGGGACACCGGCCGGGTTTTATGCGAATCGACCGTGACCTACCGCGGCCGGCGCCAGGCGACTGCCGAAGCGCACCTGACCGCGGCCGACACCGGGAAGCTGCTCGCCACGGGCACCAGCACCTGCATGATCATGGGACTCGCATAA
- a CDS encoding methylmalonyl-CoA mutase family protein has protein sequence MEPTKTPPATESSESGATAKAAESAGKDFRTMSGKPVKASYGPEDVKGDAAVKIGEPGQYPFTRGPYESMYRGRNWTMRQFAGFGTVEETNERFQYLLEHGQTGLSTAFDMPTLMGYDSDHARSLGEVGREGVAVDTLDDMEVLFQGIPLDEVSTSMTINAPAAILLAFYVLVGERQGVSPEKLAGTIQTDILKEYIAQKEWCFPVEPAMRLVTDMVEYCTEEMPRWHPISISGYHIREAGSTAAQELAFTLKNGFTYVERAIERGIDVDDFAPRLSFFFNAHIDFFEEIAKYRAARRIWARELKETYGAKKPESMRLRFHTQTAGVSLTAQQPLNNIVRTAIEALAGVLGGTQSLHTNSFDEALALPTEEAVRVALRTQQIISHETGVTSTADPLGGSYFVEALTDELEAEAYDYFRRIDELGGMVEAVRQNFPQREIGEAAFTFQRELDDGERTIVGVNRYQHEEEEVPLLHIDPALEQRQVERLQKTKTERDSAEVEAALAELKRVAEGDGNLMYPITTAARARVTEGEMVEAMQEVFGTYTETPVF, from the coding sequence ATGGAGCCCACCAAGACACCACCTGCCACCGAGTCCTCCGAAAGCGGCGCCACCGCCAAGGCGGCCGAATCTGCCGGCAAGGATTTCAGGACGATGTCTGGCAAGCCGGTCAAGGCCAGCTACGGGCCCGAGGACGTGAAGGGTGACGCCGCGGTCAAGATCGGCGAGCCCGGCCAGTACCCATTCACCCGTGGTCCCTACGAGTCGATGTACCGCGGCCGTAACTGGACGATGCGCCAGTTCGCCGGCTTCGGCACGGTCGAGGAGACCAACGAGCGCTTCCAGTATCTGCTCGAGCACGGCCAGACCGGACTTTCGACCGCCTTCGACATGCCGACCCTGATGGGCTACGACTCGGACCATGCGCGTTCGCTCGGGGAAGTCGGCCGCGAGGGTGTCGCCGTCGACACGCTCGACGACATGGAAGTCCTGTTCCAGGGCATCCCTCTCGACGAAGTCAGCACTTCGATGACGATCAACGCCCCGGCCGCGATCCTGCTCGCCTTTTACGTGCTGGTCGGCGAACGGCAGGGAGTGAGCCCGGAGAAGCTCGCCGGCACGATCCAGACCGACATCCTCAAGGAGTACATCGCCCAGAAGGAATGGTGCTTCCCGGTCGAGCCGGCGATGCGCCTGGTCACCGACATGGTTGAGTACTGCACCGAGGAGATGCCGCGCTGGCACCCGATCTCGATCTCCGGCTACCACATCCGCGAAGCCGGATCGACCGCCGCGCAGGAGCTCGCCTTCACCCTCAAGAACGGATTCACCTACGTCGAACGGGCGATCGAGCGCGGGATCGACGTCGACGACTTCGCGCCGCGTCTCTCGTTCTTCTTCAACGCCCACATCGACTTCTTCGAGGAGATCGCGAAGTACCGCGCCGCCCGCCGCATCTGGGCCCGCGAGCTGAAGGAGACCTACGGCGCAAAGAAGCCGGAGTCGATGCGCCTGCGCTTCCACACCCAGACGGCCGGCGTTTCGCTCACCGCCCAGCAGCCGCTCAACAACATCGTGCGCACCGCGATCGAAGCCCTGGCCGGAGTGCTCGGCGGCACCCAGTCGCTCCACACCAACTCATTCGACGAAGCGCTCGCCCTGCCGACCGAAGAAGCGGTGCGTGTGGCGCTCAGGACCCAGCAGATCATCAGTCATGAGACCGGTGTGACCAGCACCGCCGACCCGCTCGGCGGCTCGTATTTCGTCGAAGCGCTGACCGACGAGCTCGAAGCCGAGGCTTACGATTATTTCCGCCGCATCGACGAGCTCGGCGGCATGGTCGAAGCGGTCCGGCAGAACTTCCCGCAGCGTGAGATCGGTGAGGCCGCCTTCACCTTCCAGCGCGAGCTCGACGACGGTGAACGCACCATCGTCGGCGTCAACCGGTACCAGCATGAAGAAGAGGAAGTGCCGCTTCTCCACATCGACCCGGCGCTCGAGCAACGGCAGGTCGAACGACTTCAGAAAACCAAAACCGAGCGTGATTCGGCCGAGGTCGAGGCGGCGCTGGCCGAGCTGAAGCGCGTGGCCGAAGGTGACGGAAACCTGATGTACCCGATCACCACCGCCGCCCGGGCCCGGGTCACCGAGGGTGAGATGGTCGAAGCGATGCAGGAAGTCTTCGGCACCTACACCGAGACGCCCGTCTTTTGA
- a CDS encoding cobalamin B12-binding domain-containing protein translates to MSAVAEPPVEHKIRVVVAKPGLDGHDRGAKIIARALRDSGMEVIYTGLHQTPEQIAETVIQEDADAIGVSILSGAHMTLVPKIVELLEAQGVDDVLITVGGTIPTKDIEALKEMGVSGVFTPGSPTDDIVEFIRNGVTKDRKLD, encoded by the coding sequence TTGAGCGCTGTCGCCGAGCCGCCGGTCGAGCACAAGATCCGGGTGGTGGTCGCCAAGCCCGGCCTCGACGGCCACGACCGTGGCGCCAAGATCATCGCCCGGGCCCTGCGCGACTCGGGCATGGAGGTCATCTACACCGGCCTCCACCAGACGCCCGAACAGATCGCCGAAACCGTGATCCAGGAGGACGCCGACGCGATCGGCGTCTCGATCCTGTCCGGGGCGCATATGACCCTGGTCCCGAAGATCGTCGAGCTGCTCGAGGCCCAGGGGGTCGACGATGTGCTGATCACCGTTGGCGGCACGATCCCGACCAAGGACATCGAAGCCTTGAAGGAGATGGGAGTCTCCGGAGTCTTCACCCCGGGCTCACCGACCGACGACATCGTCGAGTTCATCCGCAACGGCGTCACGAAAGACCGCAAGCTTGATTGA
- a CDS encoding helix-turn-helix transcriptional regulator, whose product MLYHDYPGQVCSIASSLELVGERWSLLIIRDIFRGRRRFDQIQSSLGVARNVLTARLTRLVEEDVLEKRSYQTNPDRYEYFLTQKGLDLWPVLMAYLGWGDKYCEPEKGKPRVIVHKGCGGEIDDRRICQKCGKALNVREAESIPGPAEPHPEEELEVTAKA is encoded by the coding sequence GTGCTCTACCACGACTACCCAGGACAGGTCTGTTCGATCGCCTCGTCGCTCGAACTTGTCGGTGAACGCTGGTCGCTCCTGATCATCCGCGACATCTTCCGCGGCCGGCGCCGTTTCGACCAGATCCAGAGCTCGCTCGGCGTCGCCCGCAACGTGCTCACCGCGCGGCTGACCCGGCTGGTCGAAGAGGACGTGCTCGAGAAGCGTTCCTACCAGACGAACCCGGATCGATACGAATATTTCCTGACCCAGAAGGGCCTCGACCTCTGGCCGGTCCTGATGGCCTACCTCGGCTGGGGCGACAAGTACTGCGAACCGGAAAAAGGCAAGCCGCGCGTGATCGTCCACAAGGGCTGCGGCGGCGAGATCGACGACCGCCGGATCTGCCAGAAGTGCGGCAAGGCATTGAACGTCCGCGAAGCGGAGTCGATCCCAGGCCCCGCCGAACCCCATCCCGAAGAAGAGCTCGAAGTAACCGCAAAAGCCTGA
- a CDS encoding PRC-barrel domain-containing protein, translated as MSEASTPKGASPRQPGLEDVKQWIGYRVDEISGHSVAKVEGLFVDQESGDPAWVLVKLGRFGKVVPVSIRECATAAGRVWVPHDREVIRNAPAVDPDVPLNREQELQVLQYYGIPETVGRGAEITGRSSGTVTSQAPVG; from the coding sequence ATGTCTGAAGCCAGCACCCCGAAGGGTGCCTCGCCGCGCCAGCCCGGCCTCGAGGATGTCAAGCAGTGGATCGGATATCGCGTCGACGAGATCTCGGGTCACAGCGTGGCCAAGGTCGAAGGACTCTTCGTCGACCAGGAGAGCGGCGACCCCGCCTGGGTCCTGGTCAAGCTCGGACGCTTCGGCAAGGTCGTCCCGGTCTCGATCCGTGAATGTGCCACGGCCGCCGGCCGGGTCTGGGTCCCGCACGACCGCGAGGTCATCCGCAACGCTCCCGCCGTCGACCCCGACGTGCCGCTCAACCGCGAGCAGGAACTCCAGGTCCTCCAGTACTACGGGATCCCGGAGACAGTCGGCCGGGGAGCCGAGATAACCGGCCGGAGCAGCGGCACGGTCACCTCGCAAGCTCCGGTGGGCTGA
- a CDS encoding LacI family DNA-binding transcriptional regulator produces MPKRRPSINDIAREAAVSAATVSLGLRDKGRMSDETRARIKELADEMGYVPNSNARSLVGGKTQLIAISMPGIGPYPEVMGSVQYFFRLLGAAASKALELNYGLLITSSSDKPDRVAVDGAVVVDPSLDDPTIEAFDRIGLPVVTIGQRLDDASQESAKELVVDNDYVAATSDMLDHLRERGSKSITLLASEPIDSFQRDSINSYLEWCGRHDVESRVVMSGSPVAPDADKAGRNVLAGPNRPDGVYATVDTLAEALMLHAEEEGLSVPDDIRISTCSDGQISSSTSPKLTTIDEKPVELGDAAVTMLIAAILDPEMAPAHVQVDTELIVRESTA; encoded by the coding sequence TTGCCCAAGCGGCGACCCAGCATCAACGACATCGCCAGGGAGGCCGCCGTTTCGGCCGCGACCGTTTCACTCGGTTTGCGCGACAAAGGGCGAATGTCGGATGAGACCCGCGCCCGGATCAAGGAGCTGGCCGACGAGATGGGCTATGTGCCCAATTCCAACGCCCGCTCATTGGTCGGCGGCAAAACTCAGCTGATTGCGATTTCGATGCCGGGCATCGGGCCCTATCCCGAGGTGATGGGCTCGGTCCAGTACTTCTTCCGCCTGCTCGGAGCGGCCGCGTCGAAGGCACTCGAACTCAACTACGGCCTGCTGATCACTTCCTCCTCGGACAAGCCGGACCGGGTCGCGGTCGACGGCGCCGTGGTCGTCGACCCGTCGCTCGACGACCCGACGATCGAAGCCTTTGACCGGATCGGCCTGCCGGTGGTGACGATCGGGCAACGGCTCGACGACGCCAGCCAGGAATCGGCGAAGGAACTGGTGGTCGATAACGACTACGTCGCGGCGACTTCCGACATGCTCGATCACCTGCGCGAGCGCGGCTCGAAGTCGATCACCCTGCTCGCGTCCGAGCCGATCGATTCATTCCAGCGCGACAGCATCAATTCCTACCTCGAATGGTGCGGCCGCCATGACGTCGAATCGCGGGTGGTCATGTCCGGCAGCCCGGTGGCGCCCGATGCAGACAAGGCGGGCCGGAATGTCCTCGCCGGACCGAACCGGCCGGACGGGGTCTATGCGACCGTTGACACCCTGGCCGAGGCTCTGATGCTCCACGCCGAAGAAGAGGGGTTGAGCGTGCCGGATGACATCCGGATCTCGACCTGCAGTGACGGGCAGATCTCCAGCTCCACCTCGCCAAAGCTCACGACGATCGACGAAAAGCCGGTCGAGCTCGGCGACGCAGCGGTAACGATGCTGATCGCCGCAATCCTCGACCCGGAAATGGCCCCAGCCCACGTCCAGGTCGACACAGAACTGATCGTCAGGGAATCGACCGCTTGA
- a CDS encoding acetyl-CoA C-acetyltransferase, with translation MPRTVILSSARTPFGKMGGALASVNAAELGGVAISGALERSGVAPDQVEQVSFGQVIQAGQGQIPSRQAQIAGGIPKEVPSETVNKVCASGMRATGLIDQAIRAGDIEVGLSGGMESMSNAPYLLPGARSGFRMGDVKAVDSMTHDGLTNPFTNMQMINEASGVANELGITREEMDRWAARSHELAEAARANGTLGEEIVPVTVKGRKGDTVVDTDEAIRPEVSAESLSKLRAIGGDDANHTAGNAPGVNDGAGALVLASEEWAEANGKEVLGTIIGYGQIGDEYACLAKTPALAAKAALDKVGKTPADVDLWEVNEAFASVSLNTIKMLDLDEDKVNVNGGAVALGHPIGASGARLIGVLVRELKRRGGGLGCAAICSGGGQGDAILIEVAP, from the coding sequence ATGCCCCGCACAGTGATTCTTTCGTCCGCACGCACACCCTTCGGCAAGATGGGTGGCGCCCTCGCTTCGGTCAACGCAGCTGAACTCGGCGGCGTCGCGATCAGTGGCGCCCTCGAGCGTTCCGGAGTCGCTCCCGACCAGGTCGAGCAGGTCTCGTTCGGTCAGGTCATCCAGGCCGGTCAGGGACAGATCCCATCGCGCCAGGCCCAGATCGCCGGCGGCATCCCGAAGGAAGTCCCTTCGGAAACCGTGAACAAGGTCTGCGCCTCCGGCATGCGTGCCACCGGACTGATCGACCAGGCCATCCGAGCCGGTGACATCGAAGTCGGCCTCTCCGGCGGCATGGAGTCGATGAGCAACGCGCCGTACCTGCTCCCCGGCGCCCGCTCGGGTTTCCGGATGGGTGACGTCAAGGCGGTCGATTCGATGACCCACGACGGATTGACCAACCCGTTCACCAACATGCAGATGATCAACGAGGCCAGCGGCGTCGCCAACGAGCTCGGCATCACCCGTGAAGAAATGGACCGCTGGGCCGCCCGTTCGCATGAGCTGGCTGAGGCCGCCCGCGCCAACGGCACCCTGGGCGAGGAAATCGTCCCGGTGACGGTCAAAGGTCGCAAGGGCGACACCGTGGTCGACACGGACGAGGCGATCCGGCCGGAAGTCAGCGCCGAGAGCCTCTCGAAGCTGCGCGCGATCGGTGGCGACGACGCCAACCACACAGCCGGCAACGCCCCGGGGGTCAACGACGGGGCCGGTGCGCTGGTGCTCGCTTCCGAGGAGTGGGCCGAGGCAAACGGCAAGGAAGTGCTTGGCACGATCATCGGCTACGGCCAGATCGGCGACGAGTACGCCTGCCTCGCCAAGACCCCGGCGCTGGCCGCCAAGGCCGCGCTCGACAAGGTCGGCAAGACCCCGGCGGACGTCGATCTCTGGGAAGTCAACGAAGCCTTTGCTTCGGTCTCGCTGAACACGATCAAGATGCTCGATCTCGACGAGGACAAGGTCAACGTCAACGGCGGAGCGGTCGCCCTCGGACATCCGATCGGCGCCTCGGGCGCCCGCTTGATCGGCGTGCTCGTCCGCGAGCTCAAGCGCCGCGGCGGAGGATTGGGTTGCGCCGCGATTTGCTCAGGCGGAGGCCAGGGCGATGCCATCCTGATCGAAGTCGCTCCTTAG
- a CDS encoding leucyl aminopeptidase: MKAYLSDSALSEVDADLVAVPLFEGDSPTEPLGSTAGANDASGDFKSAVTVYPGKPERVVIVGLGKKEDFTPERARVIGAVAHGALKAVKGEALAFMLPEVEDPGPVAAALVEGAAFASFSFDDFKTGSDGEEAPPELKTVEIVAAVDVSDEIRVGEAVGNAGNRARYLQSLPANVATPEYLAGRAQEIADSHEKVSVEILDRPGIIKAGMGGIEAVAKGGEDIEPRLITLKYSGAGAGEKLGLVGKSVTFDTGGISIKPSAGMHEMKMDMSGGAAVIEAVSAIAKLDVAIDIIAVLPSTENVPSGTALKPGDIITQLNGKTVEVTNTDAEGRLILADALVHCAREGADRMVDLATLTGAVLIGLGSTYAALISNDDDLAAAVSAAGDRTGELVWRLPLHDEYKDLTKGDITDLVNASAQRKAGTIYAASFLEEFTEGKPWAHLDIAGTAWDTGREYWGKGPTGFGVHLLVALARDMAAGE, from the coding sequence ATGAAGGCCTACCTGAGCGATTCTGCCCTGTCCGAAGTCGACGCCGATCTGGTCGCGGTTCCGCTTTTCGAGGGTGATTCGCCCACCGAGCCGCTCGGCAGCACCGCCGGCGCCAACGACGCTTCCGGGGACTTCAAGTCCGCCGTAACTGTCTACCCCGGCAAGCCGGAACGGGTCGTGATAGTCGGGCTGGGCAAGAAGGAGGACTTCACTCCAGAGCGTGCCCGGGTGATCGGCGCCGTCGCCCACGGGGCGCTCAAGGCGGTCAAGGGCGAGGCGCTCGCCTTCATGCTGCCCGAGGTCGAGGATCCGGGACCGGTCGCCGCGGCCCTGGTCGAAGGAGCGGCATTCGCCTCCTTCTCGTTCGACGATTTCAAGACCGGCTCCGACGGCGAAGAGGCACCTCCCGAACTCAAGACTGTCGAGATCGTCGCCGCGGTCGACGTCTCCGACGAGATCCGTGTCGGTGAAGCGGTCGGCAACGCCGGCAACCGCGCCCGGTACCTCCAGAGCCTGCCGGCCAACGTCGCCACGCCCGAATACCTCGCGGGGCGGGCTCAGGAGATCGCTGACAGCCACGAGAAGGTCTCGGTGGAAATCCTCGATCGCCCCGGGATCATCAAGGCCGGTATGGGTGGCATCGAAGCCGTCGCCAAGGGCGGCGAAGACATCGAACCGCGATTGATCACCCTGAAGTACTCGGGTGCCGGGGCCGGCGAGAAGCTCGGCCTGGTCGGCAAGTCGGTCACCTTCGACACCGGCGGGATCTCGATCAAACCTTCGGCCGGCATGCACGAGATGAAGATGGACATGTCCGGCGGCGCCGCGGTGATCGAAGCGGTCAGCGCAATCGCCAAGCTCGACGTCGCGATCGACATCATCGCCGTGCTGCCTTCGACCGAGAACGTGCCTTCCGGAACCGCGCTCAAGCCGGGTGACATCATCACCCAGCTGAACGGCAAGACCGTCGAAGTGACCAACACCGACGCCGAGGGCCGGCTGATCCTGGCCGACGCTCTGGTCCACTGTGCCCGCGAAGGCGCCGATCGCATGGTCGACCTCGCCACCCTGACCGGTGCCGTGCTGATCGGCCTCGGTTCGACCTACGCCGCCCTGATCTCGAACGACGACGACCTTGCCGCCGCGGTCAGTGCCGCCGGCGACCGTACCGGCGAGCTGGTCTGGCGCCTGCCGCTCCACGACGAATACAAGGACTTGACCAAGGGCGACATCACCGATCTGGTCAACGCTTCGGCCCAGCGGAAGGCCGGCACGATCTACGCCGCATCCTTCCTCGAGGAGTTCACCGAAGGCAAGCCGTGGGCCCACCTCGACATCGCCGGCACCGCCTGGGATACCGGACGCGAGTACTGGGGCAAGGGCCCCACCGGTTTCGGAGTTCATCTGCTGGTCGCCCTCGCGCGTGACATGGCTGCTGGCGAGTAG
- a CDS encoding HAD-IB family hydrolase: MTESTEAAFFDLDKTLMAGSSGMEFARIARRRGLISRMQILRWGRDNMRYRLKGATDEETAQVMQVAKETLANVTASEISRMWPEVLAGILPRVYPEMLAEVYRHQDAGRKTYIVSAAGSDMVSSLAAVLGMDGGIGTRYVVNEDGVYTGELGGPFVYGPGKVPEMRRIAEENGIDLSESWAYSDSASDLPMLEVVGNAVAVNPDAPLLAAAKEGGWQVMRFDRLGRNLAVAGTVGAAVLLGGLGSWHSKRR; the protein is encoded by the coding sequence GTGACTGAATCCACCGAAGCAGCCTTCTTTGACCTCGACAAGACCCTGATGGCGGGGTCGTCCGGCATGGAGTTCGCACGGATCGCCCGCCGCCGCGGGCTGATCTCCCGGATGCAGATCCTCAGGTGGGGCCGGGACAACATGCGATACCGCCTCAAAGGCGCCACCGACGAAGAGACCGCTCAGGTCATGCAGGTCGCCAAGGAGACATTGGCCAACGTCACCGCCTCGGAGATCTCGAGGATGTGGCCCGAAGTCCTCGCGGGCATCCTGCCGCGGGTCTACCCGGAGATGCTGGCCGAGGTCTACCGGCATCAGGACGCCGGTCGTAAGACCTACATCGTCAGCGCTGCCGGTTCCGACATGGTCTCCTCATTGGCCGCCGTGCTCGGCATGGACGGGGGCATCGGAACCCGGTACGTCGTCAACGAAGACGGCGTTTATACCGGTGAGCTGGGCGGCCCCTTCGTCTATGGCCCCGGCAAGGTTCCGGAGATGAGGCGGATTGCCGAGGAGAACGGCATCGACCTCTCCGAGTCCTGGGCCTATTCCGATTCTGCCTCCGACCTGCCGATGCTCGAAGTGGTCGGGAACGCGGTCGCGGTCAACCCGGACGCGCCCCTGCTCGCCGCGGCGAAAGAGGGTGGCTGGCAGGTGATGCGCTTCGACCGGCTCGGGCGGAACCTCGCCGTGGCCGGCACGGTTGGCGCCGCGGTCCTGCTCGGCGGCCTCGGCAGCTGGCATTCCAAGCGCCGGTAG
- a CDS encoding acyl-CoA dehydrogenase family protein: MNFDLTDEQRLLRETVRDFARNEVAPVAEELDRTKTFPYEIVQKMADLDLMGIPFPEEYGGGGGDILSYALAVEELARIDSSVAITLAAHISLGTTPIYNWGTDEQKDEWMPVLTSAKKLAAFGLTEPEAGSDAGNTKTRAVLDGDEWVINGAKQFITNSGTDISGCVTITAVTGEDDRGRIEISNFIVPNGTPGYTVEKAYRKMGWNASDTHPLSFEDVRLPKSAMLGPQGQGFKQFLNILDGGRIGVAAMSVGVAQGALDEAIKYAKERQAFGQSISKFQSIQAKIADISSQLEAARLLTYKAAIMKDRGENFTLTAAQAKLITGRLAVRSTEEAVQIHGGYGFIEEYPVCRFYRDAKILTIGEGTDEVQQMVIARALGC; encoded by the coding sequence ATGAACTTTGATCTGACTGATGAGCAGCGACTGCTCAGGGAAACCGTCCGGGACTTTGCTCGCAACGAGGTGGCTCCGGTAGCCGAGGAACTCGATCGCACCAAGACTTTTCCTTACGAGATCGTGCAGAAGATGGCTGACCTCGACCTCATGGGGATTCCTTTTCCGGAGGAATACGGCGGTGGTGGCGGCGACATCCTCTCCTACGCCCTCGCGGTCGAGGAGCTGGCCCGGATCGACTCGTCGGTGGCGATCACCCTGGCCGCCCACATCTCGCTTGGCACCACCCCGATCTACAACTGGGGGACCGACGAGCAGAAGGACGAGTGGATGCCCGTCCTCACCTCGGCGAAGAAGCTCGCCGCCTTCGGCCTGACCGAACCGGAAGCCGGGTCCGACGCCGGCAACACCAAGACGCGCGCCGTGCTCGACGGCGACGAATGGGTGATCAACGGCGCCAAGCAGTTCATCACCAACTCGGGCACCGACATCTCCGGCTGCGTCACGATCACGGCGGTCACCGGTGAAGACGACCGCGGCCGGATTGAGATCTCCAACTTCATCGTGCCGAACGGCACCCCCGGCTACACGGTCGAGAAGGCCTATCGCAAGATGGGCTGGAACGCGTCAGACACGCACCCCTTGAGCTTCGAGGACGTGCGCCTGCCGAAGTCGGCCATGCTCGGCCCGCAGGGACAGGGCTTCAAGCAGTTCCTGAACATCCTCGACGGCGGCCGCATCGGCGTCGCCGCGATGTCGGTCGGCGTCGCCCAGGGCGCGCTCGACGAAGCGATCAAATACGCCAAGGAGCGCCAGGCCTTCGGCCAGTCGATCTCCAAGTTCCAGTCGATCCAGGCGAAGATCGCCGACATCTCATCCCAGCTCGAAGCCGCGCGCCTGCTGACCTACAAGGCGGCGATAATGAAGGACCGCGGCGAGAACTTCACCCTTACCGCGGCCCAGGCGAAACTGATCACCGGCCGACTCGCGGTCAGGTCGACCGAAGAGGCCGTCCAGATCCACGGCGGTTACGGCTTCATCGAGGAATACCCGGTCTGCCGCTTCTACCGCGACGCCAAGATCCTGACGATCGGTGAAGGCACCGACGAGGTCCAGCAAATGGTCATCGCCCGCGCCCTCGGCTGTTAG